A single region of the Brachypodium distachyon strain Bd21 chromosome 3, Brachypodium_distachyon_v3.0, whole genome shotgun sequence genome encodes:
- the LOC100828294 gene encoding ATP synthase delta chain, chloroplastic, whose protein sequence is MAALRLTTSVALRPAASPSSAAAAAPRTASFACAVARGLPSLRLAPPRRRRGDLLRPRAGEDAAAESYATALAEVAMENGTLDATVSDMEKLEKIFLEETVSEFFDNPTVPRDEKAQLIEEISTSSELQPHVSNFLNVVVDNSRAGLMPLIVREFETAYNALTGTEEATVTSVVNLESEDLAQIAQHVQKITGAANVRIKTRIDPDLIAGFTVQYGRDSSNLIDMSVRKQIAEITSELELPSVALDV, encoded by the coding sequence ATGGCCGCCCTCCGCCTCACCACCTCCGTCGCGCTCCGCCCGGCCgcatctccttcctccgcggccgccgcggcgccccgCACGGCCTCCTTCGCCTGCGCGGTGGCCCGGGGCCTCCCTTCCCTCCGCCtcgccccgccccgccgccgccgcggcgaccTCCTCCGGCCCAGAGCCGGCGAGGACGCGGCCGCCGAGAGCTACGCGACGGCGCTGGCCGAGGTGGCCATGGAGAACGGCACCCTCGACGCCACCGTGTCGGACATGGAGAAGCTGGAGAAGATCTTCCTCGAGGAGACCGTCTCGGAGTTCTTCGACAACCCCACGGTGCCCCGCGACGAGAAGGCGCAGCTCATCGAGGAGATCTCCACCTCCTCGGAGCTTCAGCCGCACGTGTCCAACTTCCTCAACGTGGTCGTCGACAACAGCCGCGCGGGGCTCATGCCGCTCATCGTGCGCGAGTTCGAGACCGCCTACAACGCGCTCACGGGCACCGAGGAGGCCACCGTCACCTCCGTCGTCAACCTCGAGTCCGAGGACCTCGCCCAGATCGCGCAGCACGTGCAGAAGATCACCGGCGCCGCCAACGTCCGGATCAAGACCCGCATCGACCCGGACCTCATCGCCGGATTCACCGTGCAGTACGGCCGCGACAGCTCCAACCTCATCGACATGAGCGTCCGCAAGCAGATCGCCGAGATCACCTCCGAGCTCGAGTTGCCCTCCGTTGCCCTCGACGTCTGA